DNA from Streptomyces sp. Edi4:
CGCCCGGTCGTGACGCCCTCGCTCATCCGCCCCAGTGGTCGGCCACGACACGCGCCATGGCTCCGATACGGTCCTCGGTGACCTCTTTCGCGGCGAAGAAGCAGTGGCCGCGTACGGTGGCGTACCGGTGCGCCAGGGTCAGATGGCGCGAGAGTTCCGCCGGGTCCTGCCAGGCGGCGGGCTGGGCGGGGTCGCCCGCCTTGTACAGGGCCTCGCCGATGTAGAGATCGACGCCGGTGCCCCGGGCCACCTCGTCCCACCACGGCACCAGGACGGCGTAGTCGGCGGCGGCGAGCCCGATGTTCCAGTACAGCTGCGGGCAGATGTAGTCGATCAGCGCCTCGCGCACCCAGCCGCGGGTGTCGGCGTACAGGTCGTCGTAGGTCTGGGCGCCGGCCGTGGTCGCCGAGCCCCGCGCGTCGCTCGCCTCGTTGCGCCACACCCCGAAGGGGCTGATCCCGAACCGGACGCGGGGCCTGATCTCCTTGATCCGCGCTCCCGTCTCGCGGACCAGGAGGTCGATGTTGTCGCGCCGCCAGGCGGCACGGTCGGGGAAGTCACCGCCGTACCGGGCGTAGGCGTCGTCGTCGTCGAAGCTCTCGCCCGCCACCGGATAGGGGTAGAAGTAGTCGTCCCAGTGGACGCCGTCGACGTCGTAGCGGCGTACCGCGTCCAGCATGGCGTCCTCGACGAAGTGCCGGACCTGCGGCAGGCCGGGGTTGTAGTAGAGCTTCCCGCCGTAGGGGACCACCCAGTCCGGGTGGATGCGGGCGGGGTGGGTGGGCACGAGGCGCGTGGGGTCGGTGTGGTTGGCGACCCGGTAGGGGTTGAACCAGGCGTGCAGGGCGAGACCGCGCCGGTGCGCCTCCTCGACGGCGGTGCCCAGCGGATCCCAGCCCGGGTCCTGGCCCTGCGTCCCCGTCAGCCACTGGGACCACGGCTCGTACGGCGAGTCCCAGAGCGCGTCGGCGGTCGGGCGGACCTGGAGGACCACGGTGTTCAGCCGCCGCTCGACGGCCTTGTCCAGGTGGGCCAGGAGCTCCGCGCGCTGCTCGGCGGCGCCGAGGCCCGGGCGCGAGGGCCAGTCCCGGTTGGCGACGGTGGCCAGCCACACGCCCCGGAAGTCCCGTCCATGACCGCGGCCGCGCCCTGCGGACGCGGGGGCCGCCGTGATCAGCCCGCTCAGCGCCCCCGCCGTGCCCGCCACGAAGCCCCGCCGCGTGATTCGTCCCACGTTCGCCCCTCGCTCAGGTCGCATGCGCCCAGGTCTACCGGACAGCGTGCCCGCCCCGCCCCCACGAGCACGCGCGCGTTCGGAGTAACGTCTGGGGCCGGAGGCGGGCGCCGGAATCACACGGGGGGCCTGCCGGGGACTGCTGTAGAGCGAAAGGCACGATGTGACCGACATCGAACGCGTCGGAATTGTGGGCTGTGGCCAGATGGGCGCGGGCATCGCGGAGGTGTGCGCCCGCAGCGGCCTGGACGTCATGGTCGCCGAGACCACCGGCGAGGCCCTGGAGATCGGCCGCACCCGGCTGCACAACTCCCTCTCGAAGGCCGCCGAGCGCGGCAAGATCTCCGAGGAGGAGCGCGACGCGACGCTCGCCCGCCTGAGCTTCACCACCGACCTCGGCGAGTTCGCGGACCGCGATCTCGTGATCGAGGCCGTCGTGGAGAACGAGCAGGTCAAGACGGAGATCTTCCAGATCCTCGACCAAGTGGTGACCCGCCCGGACGCGATCTTGGCGTCCAACACCTCCTCGATCCCGCTGGTCAAGCTCGCGGTCGCCACCTCGCGCCCCGACCAGGTCATCGGCATCCACTTCTTCAACCCCGCGCCGGTGCAGAAGCTGGTCGAGCTGATCCCCGCCCTCACCACCTCCGAGGGCACCATCAGCCGCGCCCAGGTCCTGGTCGAGAAGGTGCTCGGCAAGCACGCGATCCGCGCCCAGGACCGCTCGGGCTTCGTGGTCAACGCGCTGCTGATCCCGTATCTCCTCTCGGCGATCCGGATGTTCGAGTCGGGCATCGCGAGCCGTGAGGACATCGACAACGGCATGGAGCTCGGCTGCGCCCACCCGATGGGCCCGCTGAAGCTGTCCGACCTCATCGGTCTCGACACGGTCGCCTCGGTCGCCGACTCGATGTACGACGAGTACAAGGAGCCCCTGTACGCCGCTCCCCCGCTGCTCCAGCGCATGGTCGACGCGGGACGCCTGGGCCGCAAGACCGGGTCCGGTTTCTACTCGTACGCCTGAGTAAAAAGGCGTACGTCTGTATACGCGGGCGTACGTCTGAAAGGCATGAGCCGGGCTCGTGCCGCGCACACCGGGTGTGCGCGGCGAGCCCGCATATGCCCATCGCACACGCTCCCGCCCCTGGAACACGACGAGTTGACTCTGCGCCAACACATCAGTGGCACCTCCGGAACAGGGATAAGGAGCCAACCGTGTCCAGGGACCCGGGACATCCGACCACCGTCGACGAACTGGCGGAGTTACGCCGCCAAGTGGACGTCGCCATGGCCCGCGTGGACGGGCAGCTCGCGCTGCTCGCCCTGCGGGGTGAGCAGACCGAGCGAGAAGTGACCGAGGTGGTGGGACGGGTCGCGGCCCTGGAACATCTGCGATGGCCGCTCCCCGCCCTCACCGCGCTGACGGCGCTCGGCGCGCTGACGCTCGCCGCGTGGCAGGCACTCGGTCGCTGACTTCGCGCCGGGCGGGTCAGCCCTCGCCCAGGCGGAGATGGTGCAGGAGCAGGAGTCCGGCCGCCATGTTGGCGGCCGGGACCTCCCCCTGGCGACCAGGTCGGGCACCAGCTTGAGGGGGATCCACTCGCGGCGCGAGGACTCGAAGTCGTCCTCGGGGTGGCCGATGTACTCGGCCGACTCGGACCAGAACAGATGGTGCCGGGCGTCGATGAGCCCGTTGGCCGGCTCGACGGTGAGCAGCGGTTTGAGCGGTCCCGGCCGCCAGCCGGTCTCCTCCTCCATCTCACGGGCGGCCGCCGCCTCGATGTCCTCGCCGTCCTCGACGACTCCGGCGGCCAGCTCCCAGCCCCAGCTGTCGGTGATGAAGCGGTGCCGCCACAGCAGCAGCACCTCGTTGGCGGTGTTGACGACGGTGGCCACGGCGACCGGCCGCAGCCTGATCAGGAAGTGGTCCAGGTGCCGCCCGTCCGGGAGCACCACGTCCGCGAGGTTGACCCGGAACCAGCGATTCTCGTACACCGTTTGTTCGCTCAGGTTCGTCCACTGCACGTTTCTGCCACCTTCCGACAAGTAGATGGCAATATCGCAGCAGGCTGACGGTCACAGGGGAACGCGGAGCGCCCCGTCGATCAGTGCGGCGGCTTCGGCCGCGCCGGCGCAGCCGGACGCGACCAGGTGCTCGCGCACCACGCGCAACCGGTCACGCAATCGCTGCGACTCCATCCCCCGGGCCCGCTCCGTCATTTCGACCGCGGTGGCCACGGCCCGGTCGGCGTCGCCCTGACGCAGCTCGATCTGCGCGAGCATCGCGAGGCGGTGCACCCTGCCCCGGTCGTGGGAGGGCTCGTCGGCCGCGAGCGCGGCCTGTTCGCGCGCCGCCGTCAGATCACCGAGGCTCAGCAGGGCCTCGGCCACCTGCACATTGACGAGACCGGGCTGGACGTAGCCGGTCTCGGCCGGCTCCTGGCCCGGCCGGACGCGTCCGGCGGCCGCCTCGGCGCTCAGAATCGAGGACAACGCGCTCTGGCCGTCGCCCAGATGCGCGTAGGCCTTGGCCTGCATGGCGTGCAGATCGGATGCGAGCGCCGGACTCAGCCGGGCGCCCGCGGCCCGCAGCGCCGCCTCAGCGAAGGCGACCGACTGGCGGTAGTCGCGCATGAACAGCGACTGGTTGACCAGGAGGGCTATGACATAGGCGCCAAGTCCCCTGTCGCCACTGGCCTTCGCGAGCCGCAGCGCCTGGTGGAAGTAGCGCTGGGCCAGGCCCTGGGCGTTGGAGTCGTAGGCGCAGATGCCCGCGATGGCCACCAACCCGCCCGTGGCACGGTGCAGTTGGCGGCCGGTCGCGTCCGTGTAGCCGCCGCGCAGCAGCGGGGCGGTCTCGGCGTTGAGGAAGCCGACGACTCGCGAGCGCGTCGCGATGCCGCCCGCCTTGCGGTACATCAGCTCGTAGTGCTCGCGCGCCGAGCGCAGCATCTCGATGTCGCACTCCCCCACCGCCGTCTGCCCGTCGCGGGAGACATCGGTGTCCTCCGGCGGGTTCTCCCACTCCCATACGGGCATGACGGCCGGGGTGCCGGTGACGGCCGGGGCGTCGAGGATGTGGGTTCGCTGCTGTTCGTCGGAGCGCCACAGGGCGGTGGCCCGCTCGACGAATCCGGCGAGCGGCGAGCCGTGCGCCGGCGCCGGCTCGCCCGGCACGCCGAGGCCGATGTCGTCCAGGGTGACCCGGCGCCGCAGCCGCCCGGCCAGCACCTCGCAGATCAGGTCGGGCACCTGGCCACGCGGGCGCTGGCCCTTCAACCACCGCGCCACGGCGGTGTGTTCATATCTGAGGGCGACGCCTCTGGCCCGCCCCGCCTGATTGACCCGGGCCGCGAGCCCGGCGTGTGAGATCCCCGCTTCGTCCACCAGGGCGTCGAGCAGGGTATTGGGCTGCATGGGGCCCTCCGTTGGCTCGGTGGCACCAGCGTAAGCGAGCCCGGTTCACACGGGGTGTGAAGCGAGTACCCGCATTGGTGCGCCGCGCCCTCTGCCCACCGGCGCCCGCGCTCGGTTGACTCATTGACGCCTCTCCCCGAGGCAACCGGGCCGCCGGCCCCCCACGACACAGTGCGGCGGCTCGTTCCCGGCGCCGCCGCCCTGTCCGCGCCGCCCGGCACTCCCGGCAGGGCGGCGGCGCCCTCGGCGTCCATGACGGCATACGACGAGAGGGGCGCGCCGGGATTCCCGGTGCGCCCCTCCCGGTGCGTTCTGCCGCGGGCTACGCCCCGCGCAGCACCGCGCCCGTGACGTCGGCCGCGTGGGCCACCGCCGCGTCGCGGGCGGCCGATGCCTCCTCGACGGTCAGGGTGCGGTCGGCGGCGCGGAAGCGCAGCGCGTAGGCGAGCGACTTCTTGCCCTCGCCGGTCTGCTCGCCGCTGTAGACGTCGAACAGGCGGATGGACTCAAGGAGTTCACCGGCGCCGACACGCAGCGCGTTCTCCACGGCGGCGGCCGGTACCCCGGCGTCGACGACGAGCGCCACGTCCTGGGTGGCCACCGGGAAGGTGGAGATCGACGGCGCCCGCACGACGCCCTCGCCGGCCCGCTCAAGGACGTCGAGGTTCAGCTCCATCGCGCAGCTGCGGGCGGGCAGGCCGAACGACTTGACGACGCGCGGGTGCAGCTCACCTGCGTGTCCGACGAGGGTCTTGACGCCCTCGGGGAACACATACAGCTCGGCGCAGCGGCCCGGGTGCCAGGGGCCGTACTGGCCCTGTTCCACGGCGAGTTCGAGCCCCGCCTCGTGGGCCACGGTCCGCGCGGCCTCCACCGCGTCGGCCCAGTCGGCCGGGCGGCCCTTGCCCCACCAGCCGGCCTGCTCGCGCGCGCCGGCGAGGACGGCGCCCACGTGCCGCGGCTGCGCGGGCAGCACGGCGTCCAGGGCGGCGATCTCCTCGTCGGTGGGGCGGCGGTCGACGGGCAGCCGGGCGGCGACACCCGGCGTCGTCGAGGGGTGGAAGACCAGACCCGTCTCGAAGAGCGCCAGGTCGTGACTGCCGCGCCCGGCGTTGCGGCGCAGCGTGGCCAGCAGGCCCGGCAGGAGCGTGGTGCGCAGCGCCGGCTCCTCGTCGCTGAGCGGGTTGACCAGCGTCACCACGGAG
Protein-coding regions in this window:
- a CDS encoding family 10 glycosylhydrolase: MRPERGANVGRITRRGFVAGTAGALSGLITAAPASAGRGRGHGRDFRGVWLATVANRDWPSRPGLGAAEQRAELLAHLDKAVERRLNTVVLQVRPTADALWDSPYEPWSQWLTGTQGQDPGWDPLGTAVEEAHRRGLALHAWFNPYRVANHTDPTRLVPTHPARIHPDWVVPYGGKLYYNPGLPQVRHFVEDAMLDAVRRYDVDGVHWDDYFYPYPVAGESFDDDDAYARYGGDFPDRAAWRRDNIDLLVRETGARIKEIRPRVRFGISPFGVWRNEASDARGSATTAGAQTYDDLYADTRGWVREALIDYICPQLYWNIGLAAADYAVLVPWWDEVARGTGVDLYIGEALYKAGDPAQPAAWQDPAELSRHLTLAHRYATVRGHCFFAAKEVTEDRIGAMARVVADHWGG
- a CDS encoding 3-hydroxybutyryl-CoA dehydrogenase — protein: MTDIERVGIVGCGQMGAGIAEVCARSGLDVMVAETTGEALEIGRTRLHNSLSKAAERGKISEEERDATLARLSFTTDLGEFADRDLVIEAVVENEQVKTEIFQILDQVVTRPDAILASNTSSIPLVKLAVATSRPDQVIGIHFFNPAPVQKLVELIPALTTSEGTISRAQVLVEKVLGKHAIRAQDRSGFVVNALLIPYLLSAIRMFESGIASREDIDNGMELGCAHPMGPLKLSDLIGLDTVASVADSMYDEYKEPLYAAPPLLQRMVDAGRLGRKTGSGFYSYA
- a CDS encoding transcriptional regulator, which codes for MQPNTLLDALVDEAGISHAGLAARVNQAGRARGVALRYEHTAVARWLKGQRPRGQVPDLICEVLAGRLRRRVTLDDIGLGVPGEPAPAHGSPLAGFVERATALWRSDEQQRTHILDAPAVTGTPAVMPVWEWENPPEDTDVSRDGQTAVGECDIEMLRSAREHYELMYRKAGGIATRSRVVGFLNAETAPLLRGGYTDATGRQLHRATGGLVAIAGICAYDSNAQGLAQRYFHQALRLAKASGDRGLGAYVIALLVNQSLFMRDYRQSVAFAEAALRAAGARLSPALASDLHAMQAKAYAHLGDGQSALSSILSAEAAAGRVRPGQEPAETGYVQPGLVNVQVAEALLSLGDLTAAREQAALAADEPSHDRGRVHRLAMLAQIELRQGDADRAVATAVEMTERARGMESQRLRDRLRVVREHLVASGCAGAAEAAALIDGALRVPL